A single window of Nostoc sp. KVJ3 DNA harbors:
- a CDS encoding GNAT family N-acetyltransferase, with product MENIVTKSLYLVPFTQEIIKAAIIGNPELARVLAVTVLPNWRNEIFGKSLPTIADILCENPLQSEWGWGSLIIHKAEKTLIGYLMLKILPDPTGSVEIGYIIVPSYRQQGYASEATKAMMDWTLCQPGIEKVTAGCDADNIASKRVLEKIGMRLIETRGKALIWELCKTEIIE from the coding sequence ATGGAAAATATTGTTACTAAATCATTATATTTAGTACCCTTTACGCAGGAAATAATAAAAGCAGCAATCATTGGGAATCCTGAATTAGCAAGAGTTCTGGCGGTTACAGTTTTACCCAACTGGCGTAATGAAATATTTGGTAAATCTTTGCCAACAATTGCAGATATCCTGTGCGAGAATCCGTTACAAAGTGAATGGGGATGGGGAAGTTTAATCATTCATAAAGCAGAAAAGACACTCATTGGTTACCTTATGCTCAAAATTCTCCCAGATCCCACAGGTTCAGTGGAAATAGGCTATATCATAGTTCCATCATATCGACAGCAAGGTTATGCGTCTGAAGCTACAAAAGCAATGATGGATTGGACGCTTTGTCAACCAGGTATAGAAAAAGTTACGGCTGGATGCGATGCAGATAATATAGCTTCAAAGCGGGTGCTAGAAAAAATCGGAATGCGGCTCATAGAAACACGAGGTAAGGCGTTGATATGGGAATTATGCAAAACAGAAATCATAGAGTAA
- a CDS encoding GNAT family N-acetyltransferase produces the protein MTITEDNFQVRTMTKDDLKIVLSWAAFEGWNPGIDDVDNFYIADPGGFLIGELNGKPISCISVVRYSAKFNFIGIYIVKPEERKKGFGLKTWLEALKLISNQPAALDAVLEQVNNYQRFGFKPAHSHLRYQGIISGKILPDVRDLKTIDFEQLCRYDQRYFPSYRPHFLSTWINQPHGQGYAIINDADLVGYGVIRKATDGFKIAPLFAENEDIAKKLFLALVTYAEGSPVYVDVPNINKSAIILFEKYQMNPMFECVRMYKEESPNIDWHNVFGVTTLELG, from the coding sequence ATGACTATTACAGAAGATAATTTTCAAGTTCGTACCATGACCAAAGATGATCTAAAAATTGTCTTAAGCTGGGCAGCTTTTGAGGGGTGGAATCCGGGTATTGATGATGTTGATAATTTTTATATTGCCGATCCAGGTGGGTTTTTAATTGGAGAATTAAATGGGAAACCTATTAGCTGTATTTCTGTAGTGCGATATAGTGCTAAATTTAATTTTATTGGTATTTATATTGTTAAACCCGAAGAACGAAAAAAAGGATTTGGTTTAAAAACATGGCTTGAAGCATTGAAGTTAATTTCTAATCAACCTGCTGCTTTAGATGCTGTCTTAGAACAAGTTAATAATTATCAAAGATTTGGTTTTAAACCTGCTCATTCTCATCTCCGTTATCAAGGGATAATTTCTGGAAAAATCTTGCCCGATGTGAGGGATTTAAAAACTATTGATTTTGAACAACTTTGTCGTTATGATCAGCGATATTTTCCTAGTTATCGTCCTCATTTTCTTTCGACATGGATTAATCAACCTCATGGGCAAGGTTACGCTATTATCAACGATGCTGATTTGGTAGGTTATGGAGTGATTAGAAAAGCGACGGATGGCTTTAAAATTGCCCCTTTATTTGCGGAAAATGAAGACATAGCAAAAAAGTTATTTTTAGCCTTAGTTACTTATGCTGAAGGAAGTCCTGTTTATGTGGACGTTCCTAATATTAATAAATCCGCTATTATCTTATTTGAAAAATATCAAATGAACCCTATGTTTGAATGTGTCCGAATGTACAAAGAAGAGTCACCTAACATTGATTGGCACAATGTTTTTGGTGTTACTACTTTGGAATTAGGTTAA
- a CDS encoding APC family permease, with amino-acid sequence MTPATNSSNQSPKLQRNTLQLRHAVVMAVAAMSPVGAIFFNTIPQAGLVGAAMPLCYIIGFGVALLVADQISILAAEFPTSGSLYTFVTQGLGVRWGFLAGWLSLISFGVAIAFVFLVMSANFQELLLHWFGLHLNWTLWYCLFTLIVGAVCYRGIRFSLQLDLTLLMFELGVCLLLALIVLIQAGKTGQLTLVPFTLTGLPQQSNLIAGVILSILSFVGFESATTLGEEVQNPRKSIPKATVITVVLVGVFYVLMSYVATVGYGIHNMAALSQDAAPFDTIARHVWGNGFALLIDFAGIMAGYASAVAFLNAAARIVYTISREELFPRWLMHIHPTYRTPTNAILGLCGSSAFVGLGLGILWTPIQAFGFLGIVLTIAALAIYGLTSLACFRYFSTKRRAQLEQNSTIRFGWLRYVLLPWLSIITISGVLVGTLYPPPPAPLHLAPVVVLIWLLLGIGVLRFLQIHKPEAIRQAGRLFVVDETETLS; translated from the coding sequence ATGACACCTGCTACAAATTCTTCAAACCAATCCCCAAAGCTGCAACGCAATACGCTGCAATTGCGCCATGCGGTTGTCATGGCAGTCGCTGCGATGTCTCCGGTGGGTGCCATCTTTTTTAATACCATTCCCCAAGCGGGACTCGTCGGTGCAGCGATGCCGTTGTGTTACATCATTGGTTTTGGGGTGGCTCTGCTGGTTGCCGATCAAATCAGCATACTTGCAGCGGAGTTTCCCACGAGTGGCTCGTTGTATACCTTTGTGACTCAAGGATTAGGAGTGCGCTGGGGCTTTCTCGCTGGCTGGTTGAGTTTAATTTCCTTTGGTGTAGCTATTGCCTTTGTCTTTCTAGTAATGAGTGCGAATTTTCAAGAGCTGTTGCTGCACTGGTTCGGCTTACACCTAAACTGGACATTATGGTATTGCTTGTTCACTTTGATCGTCGGGGCAGTGTGTTATCGTGGCATTCGCTTCTCGCTGCAATTGGATCTGACGCTATTGATGTTTGAACTCGGCGTTTGTCTGTTGCTCGCGCTCATAGTGTTGATACAAGCTGGTAAAACCGGACAACTGACGCTCGTACCCTTCACGCTGACGGGATTACCACAGCAGAGTAACCTGATTGCCGGTGTCATTTTGTCTATCCTCAGTTTCGTCGGGTTTGAATCCGCAACCACGTTGGGTGAAGAAGTTCAAAACCCCCGAAAGTCAATTCCGAAAGCGACGGTGATCACCGTAGTTTTAGTCGGCGTGTTCTATGTACTGATGTCATATGTGGCAACGGTGGGATATGGCATTCATAACATGGCAGCCTTGTCCCAAGATGCTGCCCCCTTCGATACGATTGCGCGTCACGTTTGGGGCAATGGGTTTGCCTTATTGATTGATTTTGCCGGCATTATGGCTGGATATGCCTCTGCCGTTGCCTTTCTCAACGCTGCTGCTCGGATTGTCTATACCATAAGTCGAGAAGAACTATTTCCCCGTTGGTTGATGCACATTCATCCCACATATCGCACACCGACAAATGCCATTCTCGGTTTGTGTGGCAGTTCTGCGTTTGTGGGGTTGGGGTTGGGAATACTGTGGACACCGATTCAGGCGTTTGGCTTTCTGGGTATAGTTTTAACGATCGCTGCCCTAGCGATCTATGGATTGACTAGTTTAGCGTGTTTTCGATATTTCTCGACAAAACGCCGCGCTCAGTTGGAGCAAAACTCTACGATTCGCTTTGGTTGGTTGCGTTATGTTCTGCTACCTTGGCTCTCGATAATTACGATTAGTGGTGTTCTAGTTGGCACTCTTTATCCCCCTCCACCAGCACCCCTTCACTTAGCACCAGTTGTCGTCTTAATTTGGCTATTGCTGGGCATCGGAGTGTTAAGGTTTCTGCAAATTCACAAACCCGAAGCTATTCGTCAGGCAGGTAGACTATTTGTCGTTGATGAAACTGAAACCCTCAGTTAG
- a CDS encoding tyrosine-type recombinase/integrase — protein MKINRFGKSEILNPQEITLLFSEGLVKPRDRALFGVCLYAAARINESCTLQRGDIIGTRGIRPKLIIRAYNTKGGQDTREIQVHPKLKEFLSEYSNELSGRNPHLFPGRHGLGHIHKASADRILREALRRVDLDEHGMSSHSFRRTALTWMSDACVPLRHIQSISGHRSLAALERYLGVTEQQKENAISTLVF, from the coding sequence ATGAAAATAAACCGCTTCGGCAAGTCCGAAATCCTTAACCCTCAAGAGATAACCTTACTATTTAGCGAGGGACTTGTTAAGCCCCGCGATCGCGCTTTGTTTGGCGTGTGCCTTTATGCGGCTGCCCGAATCAATGAAAGCTGCACTTTGCAGCGCGGCGATATCATTGGCACAAGGGGCATTAGACCCAAGCTGATTATCAGAGCCTACAACACTAAGGGGGGGCAGGATACCAGAGAAATTCAGGTGCATCCCAAGCTCAAGGAATTTTTGTCAGAGTATAGTAATGAGCTATCCGGCAGAAATCCGCATTTGTTCCCCGGTCGTCACGGGCTGGGGCATATCCATAAGGCCAGTGCTGACCGAATATTACGTGAGGCACTGCGGCGGGTGGATTTGGATGAGCATGGAATGTCTTCTCACAGCTTTCGGCGGACGGCGTTAACCTGGATGAGTGATGCCTGTGTACCCCTGCGCCACATTCAATCTATCAGTGGTCATCGCAGTCTGGCTGCCCTGGAGCGATATTTGGGTGTGACTGAGCAGCAAAAAGAAAATGCCATCTCCACTTTAGTTTTTTAA
- a CDS encoding four helix bundle protein, protein MNALRVINLVEALPKDQTTSQVIGKQLLRSGTSVGANYRAASRAKSTAELITKLNITLEEADESLYWKSLIVKAKLVDSKLLQNLMQEANEIVSMLVSSLKTLRSKPKDSRISNPN, encoded by the coding sequence ATGAATGCTCTACGGGTAATTAATTTAGTTGAAGCCTTACCAAAAGACCAAACAACCTCACAAGTCATAGGCAAACAATTACTCCGTTCAGGAACGTCAGTAGGAGCCAATTATCGGGCAGCAAGTCGTGCCAAATCAACGGCTGAACTCATCACCAAGCTCAATATTACATTAGAGGAAGCCGATGAATCACTTTACTGGAAGTCCCTGATTGTAAAAGCGAAATTAGTGGACTCTAAATTGCTTCAGAACTTGATGCAGGAAGCGAATGAAATTGTATCAATGCTGGTGTCCTCTCTCAAAACCTTACGGTCAAAACCCAAAGATTCCCGAATTTCTAACCCCAATTAA
- a CDS encoding SMP-30/gluconolactonase/LRE family protein, whose amino-acid sequence MLGWIAPRANAALLVGSYNNNSVLRYEEKTGEFIDEFVPSGSGGLQGTTGLTIGPDNNLYVSSILNGSIQRYDGKTGNFISTFVPSGSGGLDAPEDLVFGPDGNLYVTSINSRTSNSVLRYNGQTGAFIDTFVPSSSGGLTAPFGLSFGSDNNLYVSSVLTDNILRYNGQTGAFIDTFATEAKGSEPGGLTFGADGNLYVANFVSNNISRFNGKTGAFIDTFIPAGSGGLNDPLKPVFGPDGNLYVSGLNSNNVLRYDGKTGAFIDTFIPAGRGGLNGAGFLAFTEDSTIIPEPRMTLAVLAFGATLGASKLLSRKQKSKILLG is encoded by the coding sequence TTGCTAGGGTGGATAGCCCCAAGAGCTAACGCAGCCCTTTTAGTCGGGAGTTATAACAATAACTCCGTCCTGCGCTACGAAGAAAAAACGGGAGAATTCATTGATGAATTCGTTCCTTCTGGTAGTGGAGGACTACAGGGAACAACTGGTTTAACTATTGGGCCGGATAATAATCTTTATGTAAGCAGTATTTTGAACGGTAGTATCCAACGTTACGACGGGAAAACAGGGAATTTCATTAGTACCTTTGTTCCTTCCGGTAGTGGTGGACTAGATGCACCTGAAGACTTAGTTTTTGGGCCTGATGGCAACCTCTACGTTACCAGTATTAACAGCCGCACTAGTAATAGTGTTCTCCGCTACAACGGACAAACAGGAGCTTTTATTGATACTTTTGTTCCTTCAAGTAGCGGCGGACTCACTGCACCTTTTGGTTTGAGCTTTGGTTCAGACAATAACCTCTACGTCAGTAGTGTTCTAACGGATAATATTCTTCGCTACAACGGACAAACAGGAGCTTTTATTGACACTTTTGCTACAGAGGCAAAAGGTTCAGAACCTGGTGGTTTGACCTTTGGAGCAGATGGCAATCTATATGTTGCTAATTTTGTGAGTAACAATATTTCGCGCTTTAATGGAAAAACAGGAGCTTTTATTGACACCTTTATTCCTGCTGGCAGTGGGGGACTTAACGATCCTCTCAAGCCAGTCTTCGGCCCTGATGGAAACCTCTATGTTAGTGGCTTAAATAGTAACAACGTGTTGCGTTACGACGGCAAGACAGGAGCTTTTATTGACACCTTTATCCCTGCCGGTCGAGGTGGATTAAATGGGGCTGGCTTTTTAGCTTTCACTGAAGACAGCACTATTATTCCTGAACCTAGAATGACGCTAGCTGTGTTGGCATTTGGGGCTACGCTAGGAGCAAGCAAGCTACTGAGCCGTAAGCAAAAAAGTAAAATTTTACTCGGTTGA
- the asnB gene encoding asparagine synthase (glutamine-hydrolyzing), with protein MCGIVAFFSKKEAISESSLRLGIDCLKHRGPDGQKFWISPDRRVALGHTRLSIIDLQNGDQPIANQDETLHIIANGEFYDFERIQRDLKQWGYQLKTNSDTEIALHLYSEFGTQCLHHLRGEFAFIIWDERNDLLFAARDRFGIKPLYYSIYNNTLYLASEVKALFAAGVPGSWDHESFWQAECGIFAPDRTMFANVYQVPPGYFLLASRSGIQLHRYWDFDYPLINDSLPQYKAEDYIEQLRHTLDEAIQLRLRADVPVGFYLSGGLDSSTVLGMAAHHSSSPIQAFTLAFDHEAYNEEPLAREMAAHTGANLQTIPIRQSDLAEHFADSIWHCEMLCSNASTTAKYLLSQAARDAGYKVVLTGEGSDEIFGGYAHFRQDMLLQNQQGQDEQTVKLLLEELKLKNKVSVGLLAENISSQALNGVQRLLGFAPAWMQASSEGYLRSVPLYSPDFLAQFSHRDVYRMFFNQIDVQEQLKGREPVHQSLYLWSKTILPNYLLRMLGDGVEMAHSIEGRLPFLDHKVVELVCNMPVALKIRGLTEKYVLREAAKPFITDTMYNRQKHPFLAPPSTFKPNEPLQQLVQDTLRSSLMSSVPFYNHAAVINLLDQLPTMNESQRISIDLVLMKMLSACVLQERFGLT; from the coding sequence ATGTGTGGCATAGTGGCCTTTTTTTCCAAAAAGGAAGCAATTTCCGAATCATCTTTGAGACTAGGTATTGATTGCTTGAAGCATCGAGGCCCAGATGGACAAAAATTTTGGATTTCTCCAGATAGACGTGTTGCATTAGGACATACACGACTTAGTATTATTGACCTTCAAAACGGAGATCAACCGATTGCCAACCAAGATGAAACTCTACATATCATTGCCAATGGAGAGTTTTATGACTTCGAGCGTATACAGCGTGATTTGAAACAATGGGGATATCAGCTAAAAACTAACTCAGATACTGAGATAGCCCTGCATCTATACAGCGAGTTTGGCACACAATGCCTACATCATCTGAGGGGTGAGTTTGCTTTTATCATTTGGGATGAACGTAATGATTTACTATTTGCAGCACGAGATCGTTTTGGCATCAAGCCTCTGTATTACAGTATTTATAACAATACTCTTTATCTAGCGTCTGAAGTCAAAGCTTTATTTGCTGCGGGTGTCCCAGGTTCTTGGGATCATGAATCTTTTTGGCAAGCTGAGTGCGGCATCTTCGCTCCAGACCGTACTATGTTTGCTAATGTTTACCAAGTACCACCAGGCTATTTTCTGTTGGCATCTCGTTCTGGAATACAACTGCATCGTTATTGGGATTTTGATTATCCGCTGATTAATGATTCCTTACCTCAGTACAAGGCAGAGGATTATATTGAACAACTTCGCCATACATTAGATGAAGCTATCCAATTGCGTTTGAGGGCTGATGTGCCAGTTGGCTTTTATCTCAGTGGTGGTCTTGATTCATCTACAGTTTTAGGGATGGCAGCACATCATAGTTCTTCTCCCATTCAGGCATTTACTCTTGCTTTTGACCATGAAGCTTATAACGAAGAACCACTTGCTCGTGAAATGGCAGCACATACTGGTGCTAATTTACAGACTATTCCTATTCGCCAATCGGACTTAGCTGAACATTTTGCCGATTCTATTTGGCATTGTGAAATGCTATGTAGTAACGCCAGCACAACTGCAAAATATCTGTTAAGTCAAGCGGCGCGAGATGCAGGTTATAAAGTTGTACTTACAGGTGAAGGTTCAGATGAAATATTTGGAGGCTATGCTCATTTCCGCCAAGATATGTTGCTCCAGAATCAACAAGGACAAGATGAGCAGACAGTAAAACTTTTGTTAGAAGAACTGAAGTTAAAAAATAAAGTTTCAGTAGGATTATTAGCTGAAAATATCTCAAGTCAAGCTTTAAATGGTGTTCAGCGTTTGTTAGGCTTTGCCCCTGCTTGGATGCAGGCTTCATCTGAGGGATATCTCAGGTCGGTTCCTTTATATTCACCAGACTTTCTTGCACAATTTTCACACAGGGATGTTTATCGGATGTTTTTTAATCAGATAGATGTACAAGAACAACTGAAGGGAAGGGAGCCTGTACACCAATCTCTCTATCTGTGGTCTAAAACTATCTTACCTAATTACCTTTTACGGATGTTAGGTGATGGTGTTGAAATGGCACATTCCATTGAAGGGCGGCTTCCTTTTTTGGATCACAAAGTTGTGGAATTAGTTTGCAATATGCCCGTTGCACTCAAGATTCGTGGATTGACTGAAAAATATGTACTAAGAGAAGCAGCAAAGCCGTTTATAACTGATACGATGTATAACCGCCAAAAGCATCCATTTTTAGCCCCACCTTCAACTTTCAAGCCAAATGAACCCCTACAGCAACTTGTCCAAGATACCCTGCGGAGTTCTTTGATGTCTTCTGTACCTTTCTATAATCATGCAGCAGTAATTAATTTGCTTGACCAATTACCAACAATGAATGAAAGCCAACGTATTTCCATCGATTTAGTTTTGATGAAAATGCTGAGTGCTTGTGTTCTTCAAGAAAGGTTTGGACTAACGTGA
- the hpxZ gene encoding oxalurate catabolism protein HpxZ encodes MTIVNDPTVVAEVTDLYLLYEEALCNNNLEMMDSLFWDTPEVARFGITENLYGGDEIRNFRQNRPNPKIERKISNLKVVTFGKDTAIVTLEFRRIINSVERFGRQSQTWYRFPEGWKVVSAHVSLLPV; translated from the coding sequence ATGACCATAGTAAATGATCCTACTGTTGTAGCTGAAGTAACTGATTTGTACCTCTTATATGAAGAAGCTCTTTGTAATAACAACTTGGAGATGATGGATAGCTTGTTTTGGGATACGCCAGAAGTAGCGCGGTTTGGGATCACAGAAAACCTTTATGGCGGCGATGAAATTCGTAACTTTCGTCAGAATCGGCCAAATCCGAAAATAGAGCGAAAAATCTCGAATCTCAAGGTTGTAACCTTTGGGAAAGATACAGCAATTGTGACTTTAGAATTTCGCCGGATTATCAATAGTGTAGAACGCTTTGGGCGACAGAGCCAAACTTGGTACAGGTTTCCCGAAGGATGGAAAGTAGTTTCAGCCCATGTTTCATTATTACCAGTATAG
- a CDS encoding tyrosine-type recombinase/integrase, translating into MRLPPPTRLPNKHYRSREYLTPSEVRSLLDAALERKARYSHRDYTLMLLMFRHGLRVGEAVGAKCGLRWDALMWAERQIFITREKGSDSGVHPLRDDELVLLKQLKEMLPDSKYIFVSERGEVMSTDAVRKLLGRLAAQAGLDIKVHCHMMRHACGYYLVNQGYNTREIQDFLGHRDIKHTEKYTKLNARRFLNFDWGDL; encoded by the coding sequence ATGAGGTTGCCACCCCCAACTCGTCTACCTAACAAGCATTACAGGTCTAGAGAATACCTTACACCAAGTGAGGTACGATCTCTCCTCGATGCCGCACTAGAACGCAAAGCTCGTTATTCTCACCGTGATTATACACTGATGTTGCTCATGTTTCGCCACGGTCTGAGGGTAGGGGAAGCTGTAGGGGCTAAGTGCGGTTTAAGATGGGATGCACTGATGTGGGCCGAACGTCAGATTTTCATCACCAGGGAAAAGGGCAGTGACTCTGGGGTGCATCCCTTGAGAGACGATGAATTAGTTTTGCTCAAACAACTTAAAGAGATGTTGCCCGATAGCAAATATATTTTCGTTTCCGAGCGTGGTGAGGTGATGTCAACTGATGCGGTGCGAAAGCTGCTTGGGCGGCTGGCAGCACAGGCTGGGCTTGATATCAAAGTTCACTGTCACATGATGCGCCATGCTTGCGGCTACTATCTGGTGAATCAGGGTTACAACACTAGGGAAATCCAAGATTTCCTGGGACACCGCGATATCAAACACACTGAAAAATATACCAAGCTGAATGCTCGGCGGTTTCTAAATTTTGATTGGGGTGATTTGTGA
- a CDS encoding GTPase family protein — protein MMNSLAIINQITHLLPDQAEKIKDFISETFNYEPKIGILGKTGVGKSSLCNALFGKDLAPVSDVDSCTREAQEYSGQIGSGKIKLVDLPGVGENQKRDLEYKDLYFKKLPELDVVLWVLKADDKAFSSDEEFYHKIIKPHLEQGKPFIIVLNQVDKVEPYRDWDAKKCKPGEKQQKNIDAKIELVAKNFGIDKKNVIPVSCYKDEEYNLIHLVETITYTIPKEKKVTFVNAVTDENRSDAAKEEARKGFFEALGEKIGDFLGGLEGKNIGQAIGAIADKTELVNRTIEIVNIFAKKLFSWW, from the coding sequence ATGATGAATAGTTTAGCCATAATCAATCAAATAACTCATCTATTGCCTGACCAGGCAGAAAAAATAAAAGATTTTATTTCTGAAACGTTCAATTATGAGCCAAAAATTGGCATTCTTGGGAAGACAGGCGTAGGTAAATCTAGCCTCTGTAACGCTCTTTTTGGAAAAGACCTTGCACCTGTCAGTGATGTTGATAGTTGTACACGAGAAGCTCAGGAATATTCAGGACAAATTGGTTCAGGAAAAATCAAATTAGTTGATTTGCCTGGTGTAGGAGAGAATCAGAAGCGAGATTTAGAGTATAAGGATTTATATTTCAAAAAGTTACCAGAGTTAGATGTTGTTTTGTGGGTTTTAAAAGCTGATGATAAAGCTTTTAGTTCTGATGAAGAGTTTTATCACAAAATTATCAAACCTCATTTGGAACAAGGTAAACCCTTTATTATTGTGTTGAATCAGGTAGATAAAGTTGAACCTTATAGAGATTGGGACGCGAAAAAATGTAAGCCTGGAGAAAAACAACAAAAAAATATCGATGCTAAAATCGAGCTTGTTGCTAAAAACTTTGGTATTGATAAAAAAAATGTTATTCCAGTATCGTGTTACAAAGATGAAGAATATAATTTAATACATTTAGTCGAAACAATTACGTATACAATACCCAAAGAGAAAAAAGTAACTTTTGTAAATGCTGTAACAGATGAAAATCGTTCTGATGCAGCTAAGGAGGAAGCAAGAAAAGGTTTTTTTGAAGCATTAGGTGAAAAAATAGGAGATTTTTTGGGAGGGCTAGAGGGAAAAAATATAGGTCAAGCCATAGGTGCTATTGCTGATAAAACAGAATTAGTTAATAGAACTATTGAAATTGTTAACATTTTTGCCAAAAAGCTCTTTAGCTGGTGGTAA
- a CDS encoding helix-turn-helix domain-containing protein: protein MRQKKSAILEAVHETAKDLHKAGLMNQTTLREFEHLCLPPIEPLEPLQIKEIRESSQVSQAVFARILNISPSTVQKWEIGQKRPSGASLKLLHLIKNRGLNSVLY, encoded by the coding sequence ATGCGTCAGAAAAAATCAGCAATTCTTGAAGCAGTTCATGAGACAGCAAAAGACCTACACAAAGCTGGGCTAATGAATCAAACTACATTGCGCGAATTTGAACACTTATGCCTACCTCCTATTGAGCCTCTAGAACCATTACAAATTAAAGAAATACGGGAGTCATCTCAAGTCAGTCAAGCTGTTTTTGCACGTATTTTGAATATAAGTCCTTCAACAGTTCAAAAATGGGAAATAGGACAAAAGCGGCCTAGTGGAGCATCTCTTAAGCTACTGCACTTGATAAAGAATCGTGGGTTAAACAGTGTGCTGTATTAA
- a CDS encoding type II toxin-antitoxin system RelE/ParE family toxin, which translates to MFRCVRPTGKGKSGGFRTLIATNNEDRWFFIFGFSKNERSNIDKDEEEALKMLSKQLLAYTHDELEQAKNSNALIEVICDASEKISNS; encoded by the coding sequence ATATTTAGATGCGTTCGCCCTACTGGGAAGGGTAAGAGTGGTGGATTTCGGACACTAATAGCTACTAATAATGAAGATCGTTGGTTTTTTATTTTTGGCTTTTCAAAAAACGAGCGCAGCAACATTGACAAAGATGAAGAAGAAGCTCTGAAAATGTTATCCAAGCAATTACTTGCTTATACACATGATGAGCTTGAGCAGGCAAAAAATAGTAATGCGTTAATAGAGGTGATTTGTGATGCGTCAGAAAAAATCAGCAATTCTTGA
- a CDS encoding ISAs1 family transposase yields the protein MKIKPKITIADHFGVIEDPRIDRTKRHKLIDIMTIAVCAVICGADGWVGIETYGCAKYEWLKTFLELPNGIPSHDTFARVFAQINPQQFQSCFVNWMKSIHQITSGEIIAIDGKTLRGSYEESSEQSAIQIVSAWATRNRLVLGQVKVDEKSNEITAIPELLKVLDISGCIVTIDAIGCQKEIVRLITQQDADYVITLKKNQGNLYSEVEKLLQAGISTGFEGIEHSTYKTEERGHGRHEIRHYLMLSQIQSRLNSDSVWSNFNSVGMVESVRSLNGETTVETHYFISSLESNAKQFGNSIRSHWGIENSLHWVLDVALREDDCRIRKDNAPQNFAILRHIAVNLLGQEKRVKRGIKNKQFLAGLDNNYLSRVLALA from the coding sequence ATGAAAATTAAGCCCAAAATCACGATTGCTGACCACTTTGGTGTAATAGAAGATCCACGCATAGATCGTACTAAACGACATAAGTTAATCGATATCATGACCATTGCCGTATGCGCGGTGATTTGTGGAGCAGATGGATGGGTGGGAATCGAGACTTATGGTTGTGCGAAGTACGAATGGTTAAAAACGTTTTTAGAACTCCCGAATGGCATTCCGTCACACGATACTTTTGCGCGAGTATTCGCACAAATAAATCCTCAACAATTCCAGTCATGTTTTGTCAATTGGATGAAATCAATACATCAGATAACATCGGGGGAAATAATTGCAATTGATGGTAAAACATTACGTGGTTCTTATGAAGAAAGTAGTGAGCAAAGTGCAATCCAAATAGTGAGTGCGTGGGCAACTAGAAATCGATTAGTGTTAGGACAAGTAAAGGTAGATGAAAAATCGAATGAAATTACAGCAATTCCAGAGTTATTAAAGGTATTAGATATATCTGGATGTATTGTGACAATCGATGCAATTGGTTGTCAGAAAGAAATTGTTAGGTTAATCACACAGCAAGATGCAGATTATGTAATTACGTTGAAAAAGAATCAAGGAAATCTTTATAGTGAAGTTGAAAAATTATTACAGGCAGGGATAAGCACAGGTTTTGAGGGAATTGAACATAGCACATATAAAACAGAAGAAAGAGGGCATGGTCGTCATGAAATCCGCCACTATTTAATGTTATCTCAAATTCAGTCTCGGCTCAATTCAGATTCAGTTTGGTCAAACTTTAATAGTGTTGGAATGGTAGAATCCGTCCGTTCATTAAATGGTGAAACAACGGTTGAAACCCATTATTTTATCAGTAGTCTTGAGTCAAATGCTAAACAGTTTGGTAATTCTATTCGCAGTCATTGGGGAATTGAGAATTCATTACATTGGGTATTGGATGTCGCCTTGAGGGAAGATGACTGTCGGATTAGAAAAGATAATGCCCCACAGAATTTTGCAATTCTCAGACATATTGCAGTTAATCTTTTAGGTCAAGAGAAGCGCGTCAAACGTGGAATAAAAAATAAACAGTTTCTTGCAGGGCTGGATAACAATTATTTATCAAGAGTTTTAGCATTAGCATAA